In Janthinobacterium sp. 67, a genomic segment contains:
- a CDS encoding STY0301 family protein, whose protein sequence is MHHKRLLTGAACCIFPLFTQAAATTSLACPTSVPATSISLAAVPSGWTPYIDGPLYLSAAAPIDGAPERRGQLVPSGERKRKGKTTLSYRLDGRYPDGKWLQCSYGVHGEVTLSRRLDDSVSVCEFTYRKGSKAGQNEIDIDCR, encoded by the coding sequence ATGCACCATAAACGTTTGTTGACCGGCGCCGCCTGCTGCATTTTCCCGCTGTTCACGCAGGCTGCGGCGACCACCTCGCTCGCTTGCCCGACGAGCGTGCCTGCTACATCGATCAGCCTGGCTGCCGTACCGTCCGGCTGGACACCGTACATCGACGGCCCCCTTTATCTGAGTGCCGCAGCGCCGATCGATGGTGCACCGGAGCGCAGGGGGCAACTGGTGCCCAGCGGGGAGCGCAAGAGGAAAGGGAAAACGACGCTCAGCTACCGTCTGGATGGCCGCTATCCGGACGGCAAGTGGCTGCAATGCAGCTACGGCGTGCATGGTGAAGTAACGCTGTCGAGGAGACTGGACGACAGTGTCAGCGTTTGCGAATTCACCTACAGGAAAGGCAGCAAGGCCGGGCAGAACGAGATCGATATTGATTGTCGTTAA
- a CDS encoding isocitrate lyase: MSQYQDDIKAVAGLKDQQGSAWNAINPESAARMRAQNKFKTGLDIAKYTAKIMRNDMAAYDADPSKYTQSLGCWHGFIGQQKMISIKKHFNSTDRRYLYLSGWMVAALRSEFGPLPDQSMHEKTAVSSLIRELYTFLRQADARELGGLFRQLDAAQGAEKQAIQAKIDGHVTHVVPIIADIDAGFGNAEATYLLAKQFIEAGACCIQIENQVSDEKQCGHQDGKVTVPHEDFLAKIRAIRYAFLELGVDDGIIVARTDSLGAGLTKQIAVTNEPGDLGDQYNSFLDCEEVSADALGNGDVIIKREGKLLRPKRLASNLFQFRAGSGEERCVLDCITSLQNGADLLWIETEKPHIAQIGGMVSEIRKVIPNAKLVYNNSPSFNWTLNFRQQIFDGMKAAGKDVSAYERSQLMSVEYDQTELAIAADEKIRTFQADSAREAGIFHHLITLPTYHTAALSTDNLAKEYFGDQGMLGYVAGVQRKEIRQGIACVKHQNMSGSDIGDDHKDYFSGEAALKAAGKDNTMNQF, encoded by the coding sequence ATGTCCCAATATCAAGACGACATCAAGGCTGTTGCCGGTTTGAAAGACCAACAAGGTAGCGCCTGGAACGCCATCAATCCCGAGTCCGCCGCCCGCATGCGCGCCCAGAACAAATTCAAGACGGGCCTGGACATCGCCAAGTACACGGCGAAGATCATGCGCAACGACATGGCCGCCTACGATGCGGACCCATCCAAGTACACCCAATCGCTCGGTTGCTGGCACGGTTTCATCGGTCAACAGAAGATGATCTCGATCAAGAAGCACTTCAACAGCACCGACCGCCGCTACCTCTACCTGTCCGGCTGGATGGTCGCCGCCCTGCGCTCCGAGTTCGGCCCGCTGCCAGACCAGTCGATGCATGAAAAAACCGCCGTCTCCAGCTTGATCCGCGAACTCTACACCTTCCTGCGCCAGGCCGATGCCCGCGAACTGGGCGGCCTGTTCCGCCAGCTGGACGCGGCTCAAGGTGCTGAGAAGCAAGCCATCCAGGCCAAGATCGACGGCCACGTCACCCACGTCGTGCCCATCATCGCCGACATCGACGCCGGTTTCGGCAACGCCGAAGCAACTTACCTGCTGGCAAAACAGTTCATCGAAGCGGGCGCCTGCTGCATCCAGATCGAGAACCAGGTGTCCGACGAAAAACAATGCGGCCACCAGGACGGTAAGGTCACGGTGCCACACGAAGACTTCCTGGCCAAGATCCGCGCCATCCGCTACGCCTTCCTGGAACTGGGCGTGGACGACGGCATCATCGTCGCCCGCACCGATTCGCTGGGCGCCGGCCTGACCAAGCAGATCGCCGTCACCAATGAACCAGGCGACCTGGGCGACCAATACAACTCCTTCCTCGACTGCGAAGAAGTATCGGCCGACGCGCTGGGCAATGGCGACGTCATCATCAAGCGCGAAGGCAAGCTGCTGCGTCCTAAACGCCTTGCAAGCAACCTGTTCCAGTTCCGCGCCGGTTCCGGCGAAGAGCGTTGCGTGCTCGACTGCATCACCTCCTTGCAAAACGGCGCCGACCTGCTGTGGATCGAAACGGAAAAACCGCATATCGCGCAAATCGGCGGCATGGTCAGCGAAATCCGCAAGGTCATCCCGAACGCCAAGCTGGTGTACAACAACAGCCCGTCGTTCAACTGGACCCTGAACTTCCGCCAGCAAATCTTCGACGGCATGAAAGCGGCAGGCAAGGACGTCTCGGCCTATGAGCGCAGCCAGCTGATGAGCGTGGAATACGACCAGACGGAACTGGCGATCGCCGCCGACGAGAAGATCCGCACCTTCCAGGCCGACTCGGCCCGCGAAGCCGGCATCTTCCACCACCTGATCACCCTGCCGACCTACCACACGGCAGCCTTGTCGACGGACAACCTGGCCAAGGAATACTTCGGCGACCAGGGCATGCTGGGCTACGTGGCCGGCGTGCAGCGCAAGGAAATCCGCCAGGGCATCGCCTGCGTGAAACATCAAAACATGTCCGGCTCGGACATCGGCGACGATCACAAGGATTACTTCAGCGGCGAAGCGGCGCTGAAGGCGGCTGGCAAAGACAACACCATGAACCAGTTCTGA
- a CDS encoding BPSL0067 family protein: MPYTYTKVDDLEKTTMVGNHQCVALVRRYAGAPATLAWKQGEAVLGNRLLRKGTAIATFINGKYANHPQGNHAALYMGQTLDGILVMDQWTGKRLGIVTSRTLRSKGQYKNGLHIDPSNNADAFFVIE; the protein is encoded by the coding sequence ATGCCCTACACCTACACCAAAGTCGACGACCTGGAAAAAACCACCATGGTGGGCAATCATCAATGCGTCGCGCTGGTCCGCCGCTACGCGGGCGCGCCTGCCACACTGGCCTGGAAGCAAGGGGAGGCCGTGCTGGGAAATCGGCTACTGCGCAAGGGCACGGCCATTGCCACGTTCATCAACGGCAAGTATGCGAATCATCCGCAAGGCAATCACGCGGCCCTGTATATGGGGCAGACCCTGGACGGTATCCTCGTCATGGATCAGTGGACAGGCAAGCGCTTGGGCATCGTGACTTCTCGAACCTTGCGCTCCAAAGGCCAGTACAAGAATGGCTTGCATATCGATCCCAGCAACAATGCCGACGCTTTTTTCGTCATTGAATAG
- a CDS encoding type II toxin-antitoxin system HicB family antitoxin — MEDALSNVLTAITSHIETLLELGEPMEITQSKIVALQANPEHAGGMWALVHLDLETLDSKS, encoded by the coding sequence GTGGAAGACGCGCTCAGCAACGTCCTGACCGCCATCACCAGCCACATCGAGACATTGCTGGAATTGGGCGAGCCCATGGAAATCACGCAAAGCAAGATTGTAGCCCTGCAGGCAAATCCCGAGCATGCGGGAGGGATGTGGGCATTGGTGCACCTCGACCTTGAAACACTCGACAGTAAATCGTGA
- a CDS encoding sce7725 family protein: MYFPYVFGRASELLAIRSSSVNYLSSGLVIPIVEPIVTKPAALVKAIEEIGQRDQKAIVITNPSQGELKGGPGPAWVAAVDAAVTAHASIIPGYLCRAGVTHAEVVAFLAKHSQREVALLYLNTGLPDAVIQSLALVPNVSYHITLQGKIPTSQLSLLPQAKSVHIFDHFIKQPRNADYVGKEHFTDRHKSYTEYGAGFGDYTITGCEVQMGGGPPGAVAVHITYRSQADGNLWVQHFVSDDTEIGVGTTEGKFLQAISKFAAEYHARGAEFGVNSAIHDYLHNHNNSHYPGLGKNKERQIQHHIARVHDFLLTGI, translated from the coding sequence ATGTATTTTCCATACGTTTTTGGGCGCGCGTCGGAATTACTCGCCATTCGCAGCAGTAGCGTCAACTATTTGTCTTCAGGGCTAGTAATCCCCATCGTCGAGCCAATTGTCACGAAACCAGCAGCGCTAGTTAAGGCTATCGAAGAAATTGGTCAGCGCGATCAAAAAGCAATCGTCATCACAAACCCATCGCAAGGTGAATTGAAAGGTGGTCCGGGTCCTGCATGGGTCGCAGCTGTAGATGCTGCTGTTACTGCTCATGCAAGCATCATCCCAGGTTACTTGTGTCGCGCAGGTGTTACTCACGCAGAGGTAGTTGCATTTCTAGCGAAACATTCTCAGCGCGAAGTCGCACTTCTATATTTGAACACTGGGCTTCCTGATGCAGTGATCCAATCCCTAGCACTTGTCCCAAACGTCTCGTATCACATTACGCTCCAAGGAAAAATTCCAACCTCACAGCTCTCATTGCTACCACAAGCAAAGAGTGTTCATATTTTCGATCATTTCATCAAACAGCCGCGAAATGCGGACTACGTCGGCAAGGAGCATTTTACCGACCGCCATAAATCGTATACTGAATACGGTGCGGGATTTGGCGACTACACCATCACAGGTTGCGAGGTACAAATGGGCGGCGGGCCACCAGGCGCGGTAGCCGTTCACATTACGTACAGAAGCCAGGCAGACGGTAATCTCTGGGTCCAGCACTTTGTGTCCGACGATACCGAAATCGGCGTGGGCACGACCGAGGGAAAATTTTTGCAGGCTATATCAAAATTCGCAGCAGAGTACCACGCCCGCGGAGCAGAATTCGGCGTTAACTCCGCCATTCATGACTACCTGCACAACCACAACAACTCACACTATCCTGGTCTCGGTAAAAATAAAGAACGACAAATTCAACATCACATCGCTCGCGTACATGATTTTTTACTAACCGGAATATAA
- a CDS encoding sce7726 family protein, whose protein sequence is MFAELARTGDTEPVLKLLLAHGQIEQYMGTLRLAELFNLGWTRLATNYRNEYVYKNELATRLVFKRHSPRTAGFQTELRVRGSIADVVIANGTTTAYEIKTEFDSCRRLASQTNDYLMAFDKVYVVTHPAHIVRYERELDSRVGLMILSDQHALTPYREASSNIDNIDPLTIFRCMRRAEYLSAIKSTIGAVPIMPNGLIGAYCETLFKQLSKEQAHRCFVKAIKARTTDKSNVDFVSKLPSSLRALGYATPLSGRQRISVLDSLSKPVYLSN, encoded by the coding sequence ATGTTTGCTGAACTTGCACGCACGGGGGACACCGAGCCTGTCTTGAAACTGCTGCTTGCTCATGGTCAGATCGAGCAATACATGGGCACGCTTCGTCTTGCGGAGCTGTTCAACTTGGGATGGACGCGCTTGGCCACTAACTATCGCAATGAGTATGTTTACAAGAACGAGCTGGCGACCCGCCTTGTATTCAAACGCCATAGTCCCCGCACTGCTGGCTTCCAGACGGAACTTAGAGTAAGAGGTTCGATCGCCGACGTCGTCATTGCAAATGGCACGACAACAGCTTACGAAATAAAGACTGAGTTCGATAGCTGTAGACGTCTTGCGTCTCAGACGAACGACTACCTCATGGCGTTTGACAAGGTATACGTTGTCACGCATCCAGCCCACATCGTACGTTACGAACGAGAACTCGATAGCCGCGTCGGCTTGATGATCCTCTCTGATCAACATGCATTGACTCCCTATCGCGAAGCAAGTTCGAATATCGATAATATTGACCCACTAACGATTTTTCGTTGTATGCGACGGGCAGAGTACCTAAGTGCCATCAAATCGACTATAGGAGCGGTACCGATTATGCCAAACGGACTAATTGGTGCATATTGTGAAACATTATTCAAACAACTATCCAAGGAACAAGCGCACAGATGCTTTGTTAAAGCGATTAAAGCTCGTACAACGGACAAATCTAATGTAGACTTTGTTTCTAAATTGCCATCGTCGTTACGCGCTTTGGGATATGCAACGCCGCTCTCCGGACGTCAACGCATTTCGGTTTTGGACTCTCTGTCAAAACCGGTTTACCTGTCCAATTAA